One part of the Parabacteroides distasonis ATCC 8503 genome encodes these proteins:
- a CDS encoding AGE family epimerase/isomerase: MNKITEDLQNEVQWELENNILPFWMNRMIDSEYGGFHGQITGNNQRVVHAPKGAILNARILWTFSAAYRLLRKPEYLETATRAKRYLIDKFYDQEFEGIYWELDYTGQPVQTKKQIYALGFAIYGLSEYNRATGDKETLDYAIRLFKAIEQYSFDPEKNGYMEAFTKDWKLIEDMRLSDKDENEKKTMNTHLHILEPYTNLYRVWKDEHLKKQLRNLILIFTDKILDHRTYHLNLFFNEDWESKYRIISYGHDIEASWLLHEAAIELGDNEILQKVEPLVQKVAIAAEDGLLANGSLIYEYHPNEKKADTDLHWWVQAENVVGHFNLYQHFGDEPALGTAYTCWKFIQRYLIDKEQGEWHWSVSLDHEINREDDKAGFWKCPYHNGRMCMEIIERLAGE, from the coding sequence ATGAATAAAATCACCGAAGATTTACAAAACGAGGTTCAATGGGAGCTAGAGAACAATATCCTCCCTTTCTGGATGAACCGAATGATAGATAGTGAGTATGGTGGTTTCCATGGGCAAATCACGGGAAACAATCAACGAGTCGTACATGCCCCTAAAGGCGCCATCTTGAACGCCCGTATCCTATGGACATTCTCCGCCGCATACCGTTTATTACGAAAGCCGGAATATCTGGAAACGGCGACCCGTGCCAAACGTTACCTTATCGATAAATTCTACGACCAAGAATTCGAGGGTATTTACTGGGAATTAGACTATACCGGTCAACCCGTGCAAACCAAAAAGCAAATCTACGCCTTAGGATTCGCTATCTACGGATTAAGCGAGTACAACCGGGCTACCGGAGATAAAGAAACGTTGGATTATGCGATCCGTCTCTTCAAGGCAATCGAACAATATAGTTTCGACCCGGAAAAGAACGGTTATATGGAAGCCTTTACGAAAGACTGGAAACTGATAGAGGATATGCGACTAAGCGACAAGGATGAGAATGAGAAAAAAACTATGAACACCCATCTGCATATCCTCGAACCTTATACTAACTTGTATCGGGTATGGAAAGACGAGCACCTCAAAAAACAACTCCGAAACTTGATCCTGATTTTCACCGACAAGATTCTGGATCACCGTACCTATCATTTAAACCTCTTTTTCAACGAGGATTGGGAAAGCAAATACCGTATCATCTCCTATGGTCATGATATAGAGGCATCTTGGTTACTGCATGAGGCCGCTATCGAATTGGGAGACAACGAGATTCTTCAGAAAGTAGAGCCCTTGGTTCAAAAGGTAGCGATAGCGGCCGAAGACGGGTTATTAGCGAACGGTAGCCTCATTTACGAGTATCACCCGAATGAGAAGAAAGCCGACACGGACCTGCATTGGTGGGTGCAAGCCGAGAATGTAGTGGGTCATTTCAACTTGTATCAACATTTCGGAGATGAGCCTGCCTTAGGCACAGCCTATACATGCTGGAAATTCATTCAGCGTTATTTGATCGACAAGGAACAAGGGGAATGGCATTGGAGCGTATCGCTCGATCACGAGATCAATCGCGAGGATGACAAGGCCGGTTTCTGGAAATGTCCCTATCACAACGGACGGATGTGTATGGAGATTATCGAACGACTTGCCGGCGAATAA
- a CDS encoding NAD(P)/FAD-dependent oxidoreductase — translation MGFNIPYTDKKRVVIIGGGFGGLKLAEKLKKSKFQVVLIDKNNYHQFPPLLYQVASSGLEYNEISFPYRKIFQKRKNFYFRLAEVYGVNPKGHTIQTSIGELEYDYLVIAAGTITNFFGNKTIEEQSLPMKTVEEALALRDTLLINLEKATTCTDPDEKQALLNIVVVGGGATGVEVSGALSEMKRFVLPKDYPDLGNFHMNIYLIEGSSKLLGAMSPEASSNAKRFLEDMGVNIILQKRVVDYKDGNVFLDDGQTIPTRTLLWVSGVKAVHFDHIEGELLTRGERIIVNECNQVKGLSNIFAIGDVCWMAEPDYPNGHPQVAQVAIQQGELLAENLQRIEALKKPRPFHYKNLGTLATVGRNKAVADLNKVKLHGFTAWLVWMLVHLRSILGIKNKLIVLIDWIWNYFTYDRSMRFILFIQKHKQDGTQGTEPTL, via the coding sequence ATGGGCTTCAACATTCCTTACACAGACAAAAAGCGGGTCGTAATTATCGGGGGCGGATTTGGAGGGTTAAAACTAGCTGAGAAATTAAAAAAGAGCAAGTTTCAAGTAGTCTTAATCGACAAGAACAACTATCACCAGTTTCCTCCCCTGCTTTATCAAGTAGCGTCCTCCGGCTTAGAATATAATGAAATATCCTTTCCATATCGAAAGATATTCCAGAAGAGAAAGAACTTTTACTTCCGGTTGGCAGAGGTCTATGGCGTCAATCCGAAAGGGCATACCATTCAAACCTCCATCGGCGAATTGGAATATGATTATCTTGTAATCGCCGCTGGAACTATCACCAACTTCTTTGGAAACAAAACGATCGAGGAACAGTCTCTACCCATGAAAACGGTAGAAGAGGCGTTAGCTTTACGAGACACCTTATTAATTAATTTAGAGAAAGCGACTACTTGTACGGACCCGGACGAGAAGCAAGCTTTGCTAAATATAGTTGTTGTAGGTGGAGGGGCTACAGGTGTAGAAGTATCCGGCGCCTTATCCGAGATGAAACGGTTTGTTTTGCCGAAAGACTATCCGGATCTAGGAAACTTTCATATGAATATCTATCTGATAGAAGGGTCCTCTAAATTACTAGGGGCCATGTCTCCGGAAGCCTCCTCCAACGCTAAACGCTTCCTTGAGGATATGGGCGTTAACATCATTCTTCAGAAGCGTGTCGTGGACTATAAGGATGGGAACGTTTTCTTAGATGACGGACAAACCATACCCACTAGAACCTTACTTTGGGTAAGTGGTGTGAAAGCGGTGCATTTCGATCATATCGAAGGAGAACTCTTGACCCGGGGGGAACGGATTATCGTCAATGAATGTAATCAAGTAAAAGGCTTATCCAATATATTCGCCATAGGAGATGTCTGCTGGATGGCAGAACCGGATTACCCGAACGGACATCCGCAAGTCGCTCAGGTAGCGATTCAGCAAGGTGAGTTATTAGCCGAAAATCTACAACGGATCGAGGCTCTAAAAAAACCGAGACCTTTCCATTATAAGAATTTAGGAACTTTAGCTACTGTCGGCAGGAATAAAGCGGTTGCCGATTTAAATAAGGTGAAATTACATGGATTTACGGCATGGTTGGTTTGGATGCTCGTACATTTACGTTCCATCTTAGGAATCAAGAATAAGCTAATTGTACTGATCGACTGGATCTGGAATTATTTCACGTACGACCGTTCCATGCGTTTCATCTTGTTCATCCAAAAGCACAAACAAGATGGAACACAGGGCACGGAACCTACTTTATAA
- a CDS encoding sialate O-acetylesterase yields MNKFYWMVIGLLLGLVNLRAEIKLPALVSDNMVLQQATKVRLWGNATPNSSLKVRSSWDNTEYTAQVNDQGRWEIWVQTPSASFEKQQLTLKNGQDKIVLHDLLIGEVWFGSGQSNMEMPLRGFWHCPIEGGNHAIATSGKYKNSIRYATIQRVGALEPKDYPVGGEWKVCDPRNAPEFGATAYFFATLLTEVLNVPVGIINCSWGGSTVEGWLPKDILRNYSDIDLSLAGNDEKIHPMLQPMIMYNGMLKPASKYTVRGFLWYQGESNVGHPDYAKRLATMVEHWRGLWGQEELPFYLVEIAPYEYGEGDQAAYLREEQYKATRLIPNSGIVSTNDLVQDYEKRQIHPKEKQKIGERLCYMALNKTYGYTTIACEGPQYDHMEVDKDKIILFFKNAEDGFNRDNGIIGFEIAGKDMRFHKANATIDANKKTVIISAPDVKAPIAVRYGFRNFQIGNLQNVQGLPVLPFRTDK; encoded by the coding sequence ATGAACAAATTCTATTGGATGGTGATAGGCCTCCTTCTCGGTTTGGTGAACCTCCGGGCCGAGATCAAGCTGCCAGCTTTGGTAAGCGACAACATGGTACTCCAACAAGCCACTAAAGTACGGCTCTGGGGAAATGCAACCCCAAATTCAAGCCTGAAAGTCCGTAGTTCTTGGGACAATACGGAATACACGGCCCAAGTAAACGATCAAGGCAGATGGGAAATCTGGGTTCAGACGCCCTCGGCCAGTTTCGAAAAGCAACAGTTAACATTAAAGAATGGACAAGACAAGATTGTCTTGCATGATCTTCTGATCGGCGAGGTATGGTTCGGTTCCGGCCAATCCAATATGGAAATGCCATTAAGAGGTTTCTGGCACTGCCCTATCGAGGGAGGAAACCACGCTATCGCTACATCCGGGAAATATAAGAACTCGATCCGTTACGCTACGATCCAACGGGTCGGAGCCTTGGAACCGAAAGATTATCCGGTAGGTGGCGAATGGAAAGTATGTGATCCGCGAAACGCCCCGGAGTTCGGAGCTACCGCCTATTTCTTCGCGACCCTATTGACCGAGGTATTGAATGTCCCGGTAGGTATCATCAATTGTAGCTGGGGCGGTTCCACGGTTGAAGGTTGGTTGCCCAAAGACATCCTGCGGAATTATAGCGATATCGATCTATCCTTAGCGGGTAACGATGAGAAAATCCATCCGATGCTACAACCCATGATCATGTATAACGGAATGCTGAAACCGGCCAGCAAATATACGGTCAGAGGTTTCCTATGGTATCAAGGAGAGTCAAATGTCGGACACCCGGACTACGCTAAACGCCTAGCGACAATGGTAGAACATTGGAGAGGATTATGGGGACAAGAAGAATTACCTTTCTATCTGGTAGAAATCGCCCCTTACGAATATGGAGAAGGAGACCAAGCCGCGTACCTTCGTGAAGAGCAATACAAAGCTACCCGGTTGATCCCCAATAGCGGTATTGTTTCCACGAACGATCTGGTACAGGATTACGAGAAACGGCAAATACACCCCAAAGAAAAACAAAAGATCGGTGAGCGTCTTTGTTATATGGCTCTAAACAAAACCTATGGTTATACAACCATCGCTTGTGAGGGCCCCCAATACGATCATATGGAAGTAGATAAAGATAAAATCATTCTTTTTTTCAAGAATGCGGAAGATGGCTTCAATCGAGATAACGGGATCATAGGCTTCGAGATAGCCGGAAAAGACATGCGTTTCCACAAGGCTAACGCAACTATAGACGCTAACAAAAAAACCGTTATTATCTCAGCTCCAGACGTAAAAGCCCCAATAGCCGTTCGTTATGGCTTCCGGAATTTCCAAATTGGCAACTTGCAAAACGTACAAGGATTACCGGTGCTTCCATTCCGCACGGATAAATAA
- a CDS encoding PG1828 family lipoprotein, whose protein sequence is MKKLVAFAAVIAAVSFASCGNKSAESTESVAETEEATVVEEAPVVEEDAAATDSVAVEVTDSVAVEAAPAE, encoded by the coding sequence ATGAAAAAGTTAGTTGCATTTGCTGCTGTTATCGCAGCTGTATCATTCGCATCTTGTGGCAACAAATCTGCTGAATCTACCGAATCTGTTGCTGAAACAGAAGAGGCTACTGTAGTTGAGGAAGCTCCTGTAGTAGAAGAGGATGCTGCTGCTACTGATTCTGTAGCTGTCGAGGTTACTGACTCTGTTGCCGTAGAAGCTGCTCCTGCTGAATAA
- a CDS encoding MFS transporter: MIKLTEKIGYGFGDMASSMFWKLFGAYLMIFYTDVFGLPAAAVGTMFLITRIWDSVFDPIVGVAADRTQTRWGKFRPYLLWLAIPFAAIGVLTFMTPSFGQTGNLIYAYITYSLMMMVYSAINVPYASLLGVMSPLPQDRNTLSTYRMVFAYIGSFIALLLFMPMVRFFSGNSDELADQQHGWTMAVVVIAILCAILFYGCFAWTKERVKPIKEQQGSLKDDLRDLLHNKPWWILLGAGVSALVFNSIRDGATVYYFKYFIIEEAYANVSLFGVSFVLSGLYLAVGQAANIVGVILAAPLSNQIGKKRTYMGSMLIASVLSILFFWLDKTDLALIFTFQVFISICAGSIFPLLWSMYADCTDYSELKTGNRATGLIFSSSSMSQKFGWAIGTAITGWLLAFFGFQANTVQSEETISGIKMFLSFLPAVGTILSVVFIAFYPLSETKMKEITATLETKRKETNE; this comes from the coding sequence ATGATTAAACTAACAGAGAAGATAGGCTACGGTTTCGGGGACATGGCATCGTCCATGTTCTGGAAACTGTTTGGCGCTTACTTGATGATTTTCTATACGGACGTATTCGGATTACCGGCAGCAGCCGTAGGTACGATGTTTTTGATAACTCGTATATGGGACTCGGTCTTTGACCCGATTGTCGGCGTTGCGGCGGATCGTACGCAAACACGCTGGGGAAAATTTCGCCCTTATTTGCTTTGGCTGGCGATCCCGTTCGCCGCTATCGGAGTGCTCACTTTCATGACTCCTTCTTTCGGACAAACAGGTAATTTGATCTATGCCTATATCACCTATTCCTTGATGATGATGGTGTACTCCGCTATAAACGTGCCTTATGCGTCCTTGCTTGGAGTAATGAGCCCGTTGCCACAAGACCGTAATACCCTTTCTACGTACCGTATGGTATTCGCCTATATTGGCAGTTTTATAGCCCTGTTGCTATTCATGCCGATGGTGCGTTTCTTTAGTGGAAATAGCGATGAATTGGCGGATCAACAACATGGATGGACCATGGCTGTCGTAGTTATCGCTATCCTGTGCGCCATTCTCTTTTATGGATGTTTCGCATGGACAAAAGAACGGGTAAAACCGATTAAAGAGCAACAAGGCTCGTTAAAAGATGACTTGAGAGATCTATTGCACAACAAGCCTTGGTGGATACTATTGGGAGCAGGTGTCTCCGCTCTGGTTTTCAATTCCATCCGCGACGGGGCTACCGTATATTATTTCAAATACTTTATCATTGAGGAAGCCTATGCCAATGTATCTCTTTTCGGAGTCTCCTTCGTCTTAAGCGGATTATATCTGGCGGTAGGACAGGCGGCCAATATTGTCGGCGTGATCTTGGCCGCCCCATTAAGCAACCAGATCGGAAAGAAAAGAACCTATATGGGCTCCATGCTGATCGCCTCGGTTTTAAGCATCCTCTTTTTCTGGCTCGACAAGACGGATCTAGCCCTGATATTCACGTTCCAAGTGTTCATCAGTATTTGTGCCGGTAGTATTTTCCCCCTACTTTGGTCCATGTATGCCGATTGCACGGACTACTCAGAACTAAAAACAGGGAACCGTGCCACAGGATTGATCTTCAGTTCCTCGTCCATGAGCCAGAAATTCGGATGGGCGATCGGCACGGCAATCACAGGCTGGCTACTCGCTTTCTTCGGGTTTCAGGCCAATACCGTACAAAGCGAGGAAACGATTAGCGGAATCAAGATGTTCCTCAGTTTCTTACCGGCCGTAGGTACGATCCTGTCCGTTGTATTTATCGCCTTCTACCCGCTTAGCGAGACAAAGATGAAGGAAATCACCGCTACGTTAGAAACCAAAAGAAAAGAAACAAATGAATAA
- a CDS encoding helix-turn-helix domain-containing protein — MNKLINRISPETSENRILHAGFSIILMSEEITQTLSGLSSDMIIFILSGSITIYSTKEEKKTIGEQYMIFLRSFENYTYDITLGSKIIIFFFDSLTMNELPYYQHPYGILPQPISKWIELKIVEPLYGFLELVGQYLENNFLNYPLYELKRTELFYLLKKLYRKEELDYFFYLSSTHSAEFERLIAENYIKAKTVTDLAQMIGYGVNSFRMKFKKVFGIPAYEWLMQEKSKRLLVAIANSEDDFKNIIDEFDFSSHSHFYKFCKARFGYSPTELRKKLKSL, encoded by the coding sequence ATGAACAAGCTTATTAACAGAATTTCTCCGGAAACATCTGAAAACCGAATCTTACACGCTGGCTTTAGTATCATATTGATGTCAGAGGAAATAACACAAACCCTATCTGGTTTATCCAGCGATATGATTATTTTTATCTTAAGCGGATCCATAACTATATATTCCACTAAAGAAGAAAAGAAAACAATCGGTGAACAGTATATGATCTTTCTAAGATCATTTGAAAATTACACATATGATATCACACTAGGTTCAAAAATCATCATTTTCTTTTTTGACAGTTTAACGATGAATGAGTTACCGTATTACCAACATCCGTACGGAATATTACCTCAACCTATCTCTAAGTGGATAGAACTGAAAATAGTGGAACCTTTATACGGTTTTCTAGAACTTGTCGGACAATATCTTGAAAATAATTTCCTGAACTACCCTTTGTATGAATTAAAGAGAACGGAATTATTCTACTTACTGAAAAAGCTTTATAGAAAAGAGGAATTAGACTACTTTTTCTATTTATCAAGTACGCATTCAGCAGAGTTTGAGAGACTCATCGCCGAGAATTATATAAAAGCTAAAACAGTAACAGATCTAGCTCAAATGATAGGTTACGGAGTAAATTCCTTTCGGATGAAGTTTAAAAAAGTTTTCGGTATTCCAGCCTACGAATGGCTGATGCAAGAGAAATCCAAACGACTATTGGTCGCCATAGCTAACAGCGAGGATGATTTTAAGAATATAATAGATGAATTCGATTTCTCCTCGCATTCGCATTTCTACAAATTTTGCAAGGCACGCTTTGGATATAGTCCCACGGAGCTAAGGAAAAAACTTAAATCGTTGTAA
- a CDS encoding outer membrane beta-barrel family protein — protein MRQILLLPLAALLAMPVFSQTPADTTLTIRNIEIQGTRFAGLSERGGMKILRVDNNLSSVTNTAADAFRQLPSVITDMEGAVTYRGSGNVGMLVDGVPYGLLEEYSGDVLIQLPALFFNQISLGAFPPINAVPDGDAGILNLVPRMYGTGDSPLYVTLGAGWNERYNAGAVLNLHPGKFHINAKYNYRREYRERSFSKSTATAKNRTEMNNNATARPDVHVADMKVDYDLSAKDRITVHGLYHLMDYSRYGRINNRVFNPKGKQMKYVIRNRYNDQRQEAYAAEAYWNHEISENQGFYTVFNYNNFSYDEDNDFKNENPQNGNIVSEDNQSIDHTKHNYFWGFGYGQEIDGWDFKLGYIGRARNEDYLTAAFDKVDGSFELSPAKSYNYDFNRYLNLIYADVVKNWGAFNAEIGIQAEFSHFKMNEFSPSWINDPYWQGIKGKENKSSRFHLYPRSRFTYEVNKSNRLSLSYQQRAIRPNGSYLCSFLNNSDPTHIIQGNPDLKDEFIHNVELGYQFSAPRFRLTPAIYYRNRTNRIMEIAGQVNDETVWKKENIGHSQAVGADLSGSWNPVRILTVGFSGDIYRDEIDGRTVGYGEKKSLVCWDVKGNVNVSITPTTDFQVDGFYVSDQLTPQGKIKGRYSVNAGLSQYFLNRKLCANLSINNIFDSLEETTIIDAPNLEMTQKRNRDARVAWLTLTYSL, from the coding sequence ATGAGACAAATTTTACTTCTTCCATTGGCCGCTCTATTGGCTATGCCGGTATTCTCGCAGACTCCTGCCGATACGACGCTTACGATCCGGAATATAGAGATTCAGGGTACCCGTTTCGCCGGGTTGAGCGAGAGGGGCGGGATGAAAATCTTGCGGGTAGATAATAACTTGAGTAGCGTTACCAATACGGCGGCGGATGCTTTTCGCCAATTGCCTTCTGTCATAACCGATATGGAAGGAGCCGTTACATACAGGGGCTCCGGTAATGTCGGGATGCTTGTCGATGGAGTTCCTTACGGTTTGCTGGAAGAATATAGCGGTGACGTGCTGATCCAACTTCCCGCCCTGTTCTTTAACCAGATCTCATTAGGTGCGTTTCCTCCGATTAATGCGGTGCCGGATGGTGATGCGGGCATACTCAATCTGGTGCCTCGTATGTATGGAACGGGAGATTCCCCTCTATATGTTACGCTTGGGGCGGGATGGAATGAGCGATATAACGCGGGAGCGGTATTGAATTTGCATCCCGGAAAATTCCATATCAACGCGAAATACAATTATAGGAGGGAATACCGGGAACGATCTTTCAGCAAATCGACCGCGACCGCTAAAAACCGGACGGAGATGAATAATAATGCCACGGCTCGTCCGGACGTACATGTGGCGGATATGAAAGTAGACTATGATCTTTCCGCGAAAGACCGGATCACCGTGCATGGCCTGTATCATTTGATGGATTATAGCCGGTATGGACGCATTAACAACCGGGTATTCAACCCGAAAGGGAAGCAAATGAAGTACGTGATCCGTAATCGGTATAACGACCAGCGCCAGGAAGCTTATGCCGCCGAAGCGTATTGGAACCATGAGATTTCGGAGAATCAAGGTTTTTATACCGTATTCAACTATAATAATTTCTCGTATGATGAGGATAATGATTTCAAGAATGAGAATCCTCAAAACGGGAATATCGTCTCGGAGGATAACCAATCTATCGACCATACGAAACATAATTATTTCTGGGGATTTGGATATGGGCAGGAGATCGATGGTTGGGATTTCAAGCTTGGTTATATAGGTCGTGCGCGAAACGAGGATTATCTGACGGCTGCTTTTGATAAGGTGGACGGTAGTTTTGAGTTAAGTCCGGCGAAATCGTATAATTACGATTTCAACCGTTATCTGAATTTGATCTATGCGGACGTGGTTAAGAATTGGGGCGCTTTTAACGCGGAGATAGGGATACAGGCGGAATTTAGTCATTTTAAGATGAATGAGTTTAGCCCTTCTTGGATCAACGACCCTTATTGGCAGGGGATAAAAGGCAAAGAGAACAAGAGTTCCCGTTTTCATTTGTATCCTCGTTCCCGTTTTACTTATGAGGTGAATAAGAGCAATCGCTTAAGCTTGAGTTATCAGCAACGGGCGATTCGTCCGAATGGCAGCTATTTGTGCTCTTTCTTGAATAACAGTGATCCTACCCATATCATACAGGGGAATCCGGACTTGAAGGATGAGTTTATACATAACGTAGAGCTAGGATATCAGTTTTCGGCTCCCCGTTTTCGTTTGACTCCGGCTATTTATTATCGGAATCGTACGAATCGTATCATGGAGATCGCTGGCCAAGTAAATGATGAGACGGTTTGGAAGAAAGAGAATATCGGACATAGCCAAGCAGTCGGAGCCGACTTGTCCGGTAGCTGGAATCCGGTACGTATCTTGACGGTCGGTTTCTCCGGGGATATCTATCGGGACGAGATCGATGGGCGTACGGTAGGCTATGGCGAGAAGAAATCCTTGGTTTGCTGGGATGTGAAGGGGAATGTAAACGTAAGTATTACGCCGACTACGGATTTTCAGGTAGACGGCTTCTACGTTTCCGACCAGCTTACGCCTCAAGGTAAGATCAAAGGCCGTTATAGCGTAAATGCCGGTCTCTCTCAATATTTCCTCAATCGTAAATTATGCGCGAACTTAAGTATCAACAATATATTCGATAGTTTGGAAGAAACAACGATTATTGATGCCCCGAACTTAGAAATGACGCAAAAGCGCAATCGTGATGCCCGGGTAGCTTGGCTTACGTTGACTTATAGTTTATAA
- a CDS encoding AMP-binding protein, producing the protein MIKENFIKIYEESFKENWALPALTDYGKGKTFTFGDVATEIARIHLLFHECQVRRGDKIALIGKDSSRWCIAYMAVVTYGAIIVPILQDFNPNDVHHIINHSESVFLFVSDRIWDSLEEDKIEEVRGVFSLSDYRCLHQRDGENIQKLMKSLDEKMTEKYPDGFTQEDIKYAELDNDKVVEINYTSGTTGFSKGVMLTGNNLAGNVTYARTLDLLFRGERELCFLPLAHAYSCAFNLLVPMAFGVHVYLLGKVPSPKILLKAFEEVKPNLILMVPLILEKIYKKMILPQLNKRTLKLALNIPLLDSRIYAQIRKHLVDALGGRFREVIVGGAAMNQEVTDFLYKIKFPFTIGYGMTECGPLISYDHNNEYVPGSCGQILKGIMKVRIDSEDPYNKVGEIQVSGENVMKGYYKNDEATQNVFTEDGWLRTGDLGTIDHDNRIFIRGRSKTMILGASGQNIYPEEIESKLNNLPFVMESLVVEKNGKLIGMVYPDYDTVDSTGISHTDLPVIMEQNRIELNKLLAPYETISEIQLYPTEFEKTPKKSIKRYLYSNY; encoded by the coding sequence ATGATCAAAGAGAATTTCATTAAGATTTACGAGGAGAGTTTCAAGGAAAACTGGGCCTTGCCGGCATTAACGGATTACGGGAAAGGTAAGACCTTTACTTTCGGTGATGTGGCGACGGAGATCGCACGTATTCATCTTTTATTCCATGAGTGCCAAGTCCGTCGTGGAGACAAGATCGCGTTGATCGGTAAAGACAGCTCCCGTTGGTGCATCGCTTATATGGCGGTTGTTACTTATGGGGCGATTATCGTGCCTATTCTTCAGGACTTTAATCCGAATGATGTACATCATATTATTAACCACTCGGAATCTGTCTTTTTGTTTGTTAGCGACCGGATTTGGGATTCTTTGGAGGAAGATAAGATAGAAGAGGTTCGCGGTGTATTCTCTCTTTCCGATTATCGTTGCTTGCATCAACGGGATGGAGAGAATATCCAGAAGTTGATGAAATCGCTGGATGAGAAGATGACCGAGAAATATCCGGATGGCTTCACCCAAGAGGATATCAAATACGCTGAGCTGGATAATGACAAGGTGGTAGAGATCAACTATACATCGGGTACGACCGGATTTAGCAAAGGGGTTATGTTGACGGGGAATAATTTAGCCGGAAACGTGACGTATGCCCGGACACTGGATCTATTGTTCCGGGGTGAACGTGAGTTATGTTTCCTGCCTCTGGCCCATGCCTATAGTTGCGCTTTCAATTTATTGGTACCCATGGCATTCGGTGTGCATGTCTATTTATTAGGTAAGGTGCCGTCTCCTAAAATCTTATTAAAGGCATTCGAAGAGGTGAAGCCGAACTTGATCTTGATGGTTCCCCTGATTTTGGAGAAGATCTATAAGAAGATGATCCTTCCTCAGTTGAATAAGCGAACCTTGAAGTTGGCCTTGAATATCCCACTGTTGGATTCACGTATCTATGCGCAGATCCGCAAACATTTGGTGGATGCCTTGGGAGGACGTTTCCGTGAAGTGATCGTGGGGGGCGCCGCCATGAATCAAGAAGTAACGGATTTCTTGTATAAGATCAAATTCCCGTTCACGATCGGTTATGGTATGACGGAATGTGGCCCGTTGATCAGTTATGACCATAATAATGAGTATGTGCCCGGTTCTTGCGGACAGATCTTGAAAGGGATCATGAAAGTCCGTATCGATTCGGAAGACCCTTATAATAAGGTAGGCGAGATTCAAGTATCGGGCGAGAACGTAATGAAAGGCTATTATAAGAATGATGAGGCAACCCAAAATGTCTTCACGGAAGATGGCTGGCTAAGGACGGGTGATTTGGGTACGATCGATCATGACAACCGTATTTTTATACGTGGACGTAGCAAGACGATGATCTTGGGCGCTAGCGGACAAAATATTTATCCGGAAGAGATTGAATCCAAATTGAACAATTTGCCATTCGTGATGGAGAGTTTGGTCGTGGAGAAAAACGGGAAATTGATCGGGATGGTGTATCCGGATTACGATACGGTGGATAGTACGGGTATCTCGCATACGGATCTTCCAGTTATCATGGAACAAAATAGGATAGAGTTGAACAAGCTCCTGGCTCCTTACGAAACGATCTCGGAGATACAATTGTATCCGACAGAATTCGAGAAAACACCGAAGAAAAGCATTAAGCGTTACCTATACAGTAATTATTGA